The Tistrella mobilis genome window below encodes:
- a CDS encoding fatty acid--CoA ligase family protein: MTESLLDRIAGLGDAVALIDDATGIETSFAALAGQARGATDLLRTAGISTGDVVKLDGEAGARTLALLLALQALGAVVALDTSTVTAERVDKAVLARAVWQLRPETGHRPEAIAPDGDEAALVAQLREAGRAGLILFSSGTTGRPKAMLHDLDRLSASYLGGAPRAKPLRLLLFLMFDHIGGINTIFSSLAQGTTLVLPAERTPMAVAGAIARHRVQVLPASPTFLNLMLMSGAIDAHDLSTLRMITYGTEPMPEGLLGLLRSRLPRARLLQTFGTSETGIVSTVSRASTSLAMRFDDEAVEHRIVDGELWLRSRRRIVGYLNHPMDAFTDDGWFRTGDLVEETPDGFLTVKGRAKEIINVGGEKVFPAEVEGVLMASGLVADCKVFGQPNAITGQAVMAEIVPAPDAVPADPAALVKAVKAHARGRLDPFKVPVRVKIVADIPYSARFKKLISREAS; encoded by the coding sequence ATGACCGAAAGCCTGCTCGACCGGATCGCCGGGCTCGGCGATGCGGTCGCCCTCATCGACGATGCGACCGGCATCGAGACCTCTTTCGCAGCGCTCGCCGGGCAGGCCCGGGGCGCGACGGATCTGTTGCGGACCGCTGGAATTTCCACCGGCGATGTGGTCAAGCTGGACGGCGAGGCCGGCGCCCGGACGCTCGCCCTGCTGCTGGCCCTGCAGGCGCTGGGCGCGGTCGTGGCGCTCGACACCTCGACCGTGACAGCGGAACGCGTCGACAAGGCCGTCCTTGCCCGCGCGGTCTGGCAGCTGCGCCCCGAGACCGGCCATCGGCCGGAAGCGATCGCCCCCGACGGTGACGAGGCAGCGCTGGTCGCGCAACTCCGCGAGGCAGGCAGGGCCGGGCTGATCCTGTTCAGCAGCGGCACCACCGGCAGGCCCAAGGCGATGCTGCACGACCTGGACCGGCTGAGCGCGAGCTATCTGGGCGGCGCCCCCCGTGCCAAGCCCCTGCGCCTGCTGCTCTTTCTGATGTTCGACCATATCGGTGGCATCAACACGATCTTTTCGAGCCTCGCCCAGGGAACCACCCTGGTACTGCCGGCGGAGCGCACGCCGATGGCGGTGGCCGGCGCCATCGCCCGGCATCGGGTCCAGGTGCTGCCCGCATCGCCCACCTTTCTCAATCTGATGCTCATGAGCGGCGCGATCGACGCCCACGACCTTTCGACCCTGCGGATGATCACCTACGGCACCGAACCCATGCCCGAAGGGCTGCTCGGCCTGCTGCGCAGCCGCCTGCCCCGCGCCCGGCTGCTCCAGACCTTCGGCACCTCTGAAACCGGCATCGTCTCCACCGTCAGCCGCGCCTCCACCAGCCTCGCCATGCGCTTCGACGACGAGGCGGTCGAACATCGCATCGTCGACGGCGAACTCTGGCTGCGCAGCCGGCGGCGGATCGTCGGCTATCTCAACCACCCGATGGATGCCTTCACCGATGACGGCTGGTTCCGGACCGGCGATCTGGTCGAGGAAACGCCCGACGGCTTCCTGACGGTGAAGGGACGCGCCAAGGAGATCATCAATGTCGGCGGCGAGAAGGTATTCCCGGCCGAGGTCGAGGGCGTGCTGATGGCCTCGGGCCTGGTCGCCGACTGCAAGGTGTTCGGCCAGCCCAACGCGATCACCGGTCAGGCGGTGATGGCCGAGATCGTGCCGGCCCCCGATGCGGTGCCCGCCGATCCCGCCGCGCTGGTCAAGGCGGTGAAGGCCCATGCCCGGGGGCGGCTCGACCCGTTCAAGGTACCGGTCCGGGTGAAGATCGTGGCCGATATCCCCTATTCGGCCCGGTTCAAGAAACTCATTTCGCGGGAGGCATCATGA
- a CDS encoding acetyltransferase: MMDLVIFGSGGFAREVAAYAVDAGFTLRGFLDLSRTAWEEHGAPAPAWLGRPEDYQPAPGEVFALGMAEIAVRAEMIARWFDDAGWPAATIIHPTATVMPGAEIGPGSVLGPRVHIGVNARPGPFTVMNYGCSFGHDGVSGRNNVFSSGVQLAGYVTLGANNFFGIAASVQPRLTLGDGNRIQAGVSVAANVSSGAFVFRKDQPKTAFLFAPQPAAPQSATPTPSPTPSIEVTTP; encoded by the coding sequence ATGATGGATCTGGTCATCTTCGGGTCGGGCGGCTTCGCCCGCGAAGTCGCCGCCTATGCCGTCGATGCCGGCTTCACGCTCCGCGGCTTCCTCGACCTGTCCCGTACGGCCTGGGAAGAGCATGGCGCACCGGCCCCCGCCTGGCTGGGGCGGCCCGAGGACTATCAGCCGGCGCCGGGCGAGGTGTTCGCGCTCGGCATGGCCGAGATCGCGGTGCGCGCCGAGATGATCGCCCGCTGGTTCGACGACGCCGGCTGGCCCGCCGCGACCATCATCCACCCCACCGCGACCGTCATGCCGGGCGCGGAGATCGGCCCGGGCTCGGTGCTCGGCCCCCGGGTGCATATCGGCGTCAACGCCCGGCCCGGCCCCTTCACCGTGATGAATTACGGCTGTTCCTTCGGCCATGACGGCGTCTCGGGCCGCAACAACGTGTTCTCGTCGGGCGTGCAGCTTGCGGGCTATGTCACGCTCGGCGCCAACAACTTCTTCGGGATTGCCGCCTCGGTTCAGCCGCGGCTGACGCTGGGCGACGGCAACCGCATCCAGGCGGGCGTGTCGGTCGCGGCCAATGTCTCGTCCGGTGCCTTCGTCTTCCGCAAGGACCAGCCAAAAACCGCCTTCCTGTTCGCTCCCCAGCCCGCAGCCCCCCAATCCGCCACGCCCACCCCGTCGCCAACCCCGTCCATCGAGGTCACGACCCCATGA
- a CDS encoding NAD(P)/FAD-dependent oxidoreductase has translation MSDPVLIIGAGPAGCVAALTLRRRGRDVVLLERATEPAYKIGESLLPGTLSLLDRLGLMDRIMERGFVRKPSATFVWGLGQAPWTFSFATPRPEPWIYDHAIQVYRQEFDGLLLDAARDAGVDIRMGHAVTSVDYDHGDGVLVRARRVADDAEIVLPGSYVVDATGQNGLIARELGLRRYDEFYRSLAVWNYYPSIRKFTGDLDGTTFSITFEKGWVWMIPLKDGTYSVGAVVDVDNAAEINARGRQAFLEDCLRAAPEVASIVDLDDPRAEARIIREWSYNAERMSMGRAFLAGDSACFTDPLFSQGVHLATQSGVYAGAAIDFLIDHPDRADDVHAWYDAAYRESYSQYHEFLASFYSYASEVMPASSFWSKRRVQGLEDKRFSDKTWFARLTGQAEEVDEDELLRKFVNRSGNMISLGQHLRTELTDDFTEEELAAKRVQWIGALTRNLNAIKRFEWTGGEVALVPTFKVDPMDFGLVERQLVADGRGRRMMKYAMTEAHRDVLAGLSHETVGYRELVKRLKHADDGPDLSSQIVIRLIEAGMLKGYDGDDQPVEIQHRLRFDGVGAEYEV, from the coding sequence ATGAGCGATCCCGTGCTGATCATCGGCGCCGGCCCGGCCGGCTGCGTTGCCGCCCTCACCCTGCGTCGCCGCGGCCGCGACGTCGTCCTGCTCGAACGCGCCACCGAACCCGCCTATAAGATCGGCGAGAGCCTGCTGCCCGGCACCCTGTCGCTGCTCGACCGGCTGGGGCTGATGGACCGGATCATGGAGCGCGGCTTCGTACGCAAGCCGTCGGCCACCTTCGTCTGGGGGCTGGGCCAGGCGCCCTGGACCTTCTCCTTCGCCACGCCGCGGCCCGAGCCCTGGATCTACGACCATGCGATCCAGGTCTACCGCCAGGAATTCGACGGGCTGCTGCTGGATGCCGCGCGCGATGCCGGGGTGGATATCCGCATGGGGCATGCCGTCACCTCGGTCGATTACGACCATGGCGACGGCGTGCTGGTCCGCGCAAGGCGGGTGGCCGATGATGCCGAGATTGTGCTGCCCGGATCCTATGTGGTCGATGCCACCGGCCAGAACGGGCTGATCGCCCGCGAGCTGGGGCTTCGCCGGTATGATGAGTTCTATCGCTCGCTCGCGGTGTGGAACTACTACCCCTCGATCCGCAAATTCACCGGCGACCTGGACGGCACCACCTTCTCGATCACCTTCGAGAAGGGCTGGGTATGGATGATCCCGCTCAAGGACGGCACCTATTCCGTGGGCGCGGTGGTCGATGTCGACAATGCCGCCGAGATCAACGCCCGCGGCCGGCAGGCCTTCCTGGAAGACTGCCTGCGCGCCGCCCCGGAAGTTGCGTCCATCGTCGACCTGGACGATCCCCGCGCCGAGGCCCGGATCATCCGCGAATGGTCGTATAATGCCGAACGCATGTCGATGGGCCGGGCCTTCCTGGCCGGCGACAGTGCCTGCTTCACCGACCCGCTGTTCTCGCAGGGCGTGCATCTCGCCACCCAGTCCGGTGTCTATGCCGGGGCGGCGATCGACTTCCTGATCGACCATCCCGACCGGGCCGACGACGTCCATGCCTGGTATGATGCCGCCTATCGCGAAAGCTATTCGCAGTATCACGAGTTCCTGGCCTCGTTCTACAGCTATGCCTCGGAAGTGATGCCGGCATCGAGCTTCTGGTCGAAGCGTCGGGTGCAGGGGCTGGAAGACAAGCGCTTCTCGGACAAGACCTGGTTCGCCCGCCTGACCGGCCAGGCCGAAGAGGTGGACGAGGACGAACTGCTGCGCAAATTCGTCAACCGTTCCGGCAACATGATCAGCCTCGGCCAGCATCTGCGCACCGAACTCACCGACGATTTCACCGAGGAGGAACTCGCCGCCAAACGGGTGCAGTGGATCGGGGCGCTGACCCGCAATCTGAACGCGATCAAGCGCTTCGAATGGACCGGGGGCGAGGTTGCGCTGGTGCCGACCTTCAAGGTCGACCCGATGGATTTCGGCCTGGTCGAGCGCCAGCTGGTCGCCGACGGGCGTGGCCGGCGGATGATGAAATACGCCATGACCGAAGCCCATCGTGACGTCCTGGCGGGGCTCTCGCACGAGACCGTCGGCTATCGCGAGCTGGTCAAGCGGCTGAAACACGCCGATGACGGCCCCGACCTGTCGTCGCAGATCGTGATCCGCCTGATCGAGGCCGGGATGCTGAAGGGTTATGACGGCGACGACCAGCCGGTCGAGATCCAGCACCGGCTGCGCTTCGACGGCGTCGGCGCGGAATACGAGGTCTGA
- a CDS encoding RBBP9/YdeN family alpha/beta hydrolase — MVTPTVLIVPGLGGSGPDHWQSLWLEENPAWRRVEQRDWDHPVASEWLAALDEAVALAPGPVVLVAHSLSCALVVRWAETSARAGRVRGALLVSPADVDSPDHTPEEARVFAPMPTLVLPFRTLVVASDDDPYVAPERAAGFAAAWGADLTIIPGAGHINADSGFGHWPLGQDLLRELTEDI; from the coding sequence ATGGTGACCCCAACCGTTCTGATCGTGCCGGGGCTGGGTGGATCCGGCCCCGATCATTGGCAAAGCCTGTGGCTGGAAGAAAACCCCGCCTGGCGGCGGGTGGAACAGCGCGACTGGGACCACCCGGTCGCGTCGGAATGGCTTGCAGCGCTGGACGAGGCGGTGGCGCTGGCACCCGGACCGGTGGTGCTGGTGGCGCACAGCCTGTCCTGCGCGCTGGTGGTGCGCTGGGCGGAAACCTCCGCCCGCGCCGGCCGGGTGAGGGGCGCCCTGCTCGTCTCTCCGGCCGATGTCGACAGCCCCGATCACACACCGGAAGAGGCAAGGGTCTTCGCCCCGATGCCGACCCTGGTTCTGCCCTTCCGCACGCTGGTGGTGGCGAGCGACGACGACCCCTATGTCGCGCCCGAGCGGGCCGCCGGCTTCGCGGCCGCCTGGGGCGCCGATCTCACCATCATTCCCGGTGCCGGCCACATCAACGCCGATTCGGGCTTCGGCCATTGGCCGCTCGGCCAGGATCTGCTGAGAGAACTGACGGAGGACATCTGA
- a CDS encoding amino acid adenylation domain-containing protein, translated as MLHHLNLAQRDIFFDRTLNPDRLYLVGGEMQVDGAFDDGVAAAAYRTVMGDVAAMRARLVVQDHQPMLAVAPPDDTTPAPFRLEDFSAGPDPAMSVAARAAALWAEPIRPEDGRVMHDMWVLKAAQDRRTILFRCHHLIADGWAGLALFDRFRRAYDAILTGGIPVPEPAPLPDPAVELAWIQGPKAAEDGAFWARELADLPARAFLRRPPFGPSLKARITRDRAAFARIEAVATAAGVPLPALLLTLFATLVHELTGRVAMIVATPVRNRMTAAERAAIAPFVRLMPLGLQIDPAGRLGEAAAAVQAAMRRGFRHQRLPMGAIGKALGRRPGAGDAMLGDVLFSFETRPATQGFAGCRTLLHPVSHEGDKYALALHVRDLGGEGPVDFDLALDAAHWGPLGAAPVVERLGPMLDALEQATPDTPLARLIPPMPAAERALIARVNDTARPLPGRAGGAASVVELIRETARLRSAEPALVTAAGEVTSFAALDLWSDRVARVLVALGAGPDRIIGVMIDRRPEMIAAVLGVLKSGAAFLPLDPALPPARLAELAADGGAMTVITCRDFATIATGRPLLVMDDAGALDAPEVALPAPAPDHLAYLLYTSGTTGRPKGVMVDHAALLNRLVWQWHALGHRQHEPILHRTTASFDVSVWEMLMPPAMGAPMVLCPAVTAHDPQALARLIEARDIACLHFVPGALDAMLAGLPAADDERLSRLRLIVTSGEALRSETVRRVAARWPGVRIVNLYGPTEAAIDVARHDADPEETVVPIGRPVWNTRLLVVDPDTLRPVAVGRPGELVIGGVQLARGYLGRPDLSADRFPEDPASPGARLYRTGDEALLTPDGVFLYLGRLDDQVKIDGARVEPGEVAARLASHPAVQEAAVRAIIGPRGPRLAGWYVGETVSAAELRSWAAGRLPGWMVPAVLTRMDHLPRRPNGKLDAAALPAPALAEGPVRTAPATALEAAIAGAFARVLDGVAVDAATDFFLAGGHSLTALRLTGEIRAATGLETDLKQLFLNPTPRLLAAALDQARITAGDHEDDGPLPLFRPATGRTAPVFLIPPVAGEPAIFLDLAARLGHTAWGLRFPAHPAAGLPEFARHLARTVLEIAPRGPWYLIGYSLGGMAGFDAARLIEAETGGRVDLVLLDVSAAPVPLHPDAVAAKFEREFARIAAGGNDAMGRLAAGLGRPAIARLKARVLRNARATTGWQARGAIRGDITMITALRDPAERRPECWAAHTTGRFRLIGLDAGHFDLLSDRMIPDLLRALSPMPEPVPA; from the coding sequence ATGCTGCATCACCTCAATCTCGCCCAGCGCGACATATTCTTCGATCGCACGCTCAACCCCGACCGGCTGTACCTGGTCGGGGGCGAGATGCAGGTGGACGGCGCCTTCGACGATGGGGTGGCGGCAGCGGCCTATCGGACGGTGATGGGCGACGTGGCGGCGATGCGGGCCCGGCTGGTGGTGCAGGATCATCAGCCGATGCTGGCGGTGGCACCACCGGACGACACCACCCCTGCCCCCTTCCGGCTGGAAGATTTCAGCGCCGGACCGGACCCCGCGATGAGCGTCGCCGCCCGGGCCGCCGCCCTCTGGGCCGAACCGATCCGACCCGAGGACGGCCGGGTCATGCACGACATGTGGGTCCTGAAGGCGGCGCAGGACCGGCGGACCATTCTGTTCCGCTGCCATCATCTGATCGCCGACGGCTGGGCAGGGCTTGCCCTTTTCGATCGGTTCCGCCGGGCCTATGACGCCATCCTGACCGGCGGGATACCGGTACCGGAGCCGGCACCGCTGCCCGATCCTGCGGTCGAGCTTGCCTGGATCCAGGGGCCGAAAGCCGCAGAGGACGGTGCCTTCTGGGCCCGTGAGCTGGCCGATCTGCCCGCCCGGGCCTTTCTGCGCCGCCCGCCCTTCGGACCGTCGCTCAAGGCCCGGATCACCCGCGACCGGGCGGCCTTTGCCCGGATCGAGGCGGTCGCCACCGCCGCCGGCGTTCCTCTGCCGGCCCTGCTGCTCACCCTGTTCGCGACCCTGGTCCACGAGTTGACCGGCCGGGTGGCGATGATCGTCGCCACCCCGGTTCGCAACCGGATGACCGCGGCCGAACGCGCGGCCATCGCCCCCTTCGTCCGGCTGATGCCGCTTGGCCTGCAGATCGACCCGGCCGGACGGCTGGGCGAGGCCGCAGCCGCGGTTCAGGCGGCGATGCGTCGTGGCTTCCGCCATCAGCGCCTGCCCATGGGCGCGATCGGCAAGGCGCTCGGCCGCAGACCCGGGGCCGGTGATGCCATGCTCGGCGATGTGCTGTTCTCCTTCGAGACCCGGCCGGCCACACAGGGCTTCGCCGGCTGCCGCACCCTGCTCCACCCGGTCAGTCACGAGGGCGACAAATACGCCCTCGCCCTCCATGTCCGCGATCTGGGGGGTGAGGGGCCGGTCGATTTCGATCTGGCACTGGATGCCGCCCATTGGGGACCACTTGGGGCGGCGCCGGTGGTGGAGCGGCTGGGGCCGATGCTGGATGCTCTGGAACAGGCGACACCCGACACACCGCTCGCGCGACTGATCCCGCCCATGCCTGCGGCCGAACGGGCCTTGATCGCGCGGGTGAACGATACCGCCCGACCATTGCCGGGCCGGGCCGGCGGCGCGGCGAGCGTGGTGGAGCTGATCCGCGAGACCGCGCGTCTCAGATCTGCCGAGCCCGCCCTGGTGACCGCAGCGGGCGAGGTCACGAGCTTCGCGGCCCTCGACCTCTGGTCCGACAGGGTCGCCCGGGTCCTCGTCGCGCTGGGCGCCGGCCCCGACCGGATCATCGGGGTGATGATCGACCGGCGGCCCGAAATGATTGCCGCGGTTCTGGGGGTGCTCAAATCCGGTGCGGCCTTCCTGCCGCTCGATCCCGCCCTGCCGCCGGCGCGGCTGGCCGAGCTGGCGGCGGATGGCGGGGCGATGACCGTGATCACCTGCCGGGACTTCGCGACAATCGCGACGGGCCGGCCGCTGCTGGTGATGGATGATGCAGGCGCGCTCGACGCACCGGAGGTGGCGCTGCCGGCCCCGGCCCCCGACCATCTGGCCTATCTGCTCTACACCTCCGGCACCACCGGCCGGCCGAAGGGGGTAATGGTCGACCATGCCGCCCTGCTCAACCGGCTGGTCTGGCAGTGGCACGCACTTGGCCATCGACAGCACGAACCGATCCTGCACCGCACGACCGCAAGCTTCGACGTCTCGGTCTGGGAGATGCTGATGCCGCCGGCCATGGGCGCGCCCATGGTGCTCTGCCCCGCGGTCACCGCCCATGATCCGCAGGCATTGGCCAGGCTGATCGAGGCGCGGGACATTGCCTGCCTGCATTTCGTGCCCGGCGCCCTGGATGCCATGCTGGCCGGTCTGCCCGCAGCCGATGACGAACGCCTGTCGCGGCTGCGGCTGATCGTGACCAGCGGCGAAGCCTTGCGGTCGGAAACCGTGCGCCGGGTCGCAGCCCGCTGGCCGGGTGTCCGGATCGTCAATCTCTACGGGCCGACCGAGGCCGCGATCGACGTCGCCCGCCATGATGCCGATCCCGAAGAGACGGTGGTGCCGATCGGCCGGCCGGTCTGGAACACCCGGCTGCTGGTGGTCGACCCCGATACCCTGCGACCGGTCGCGGTGGGTCGGCCGGGGGAGCTGGTGATCGGTGGCGTTCAGCTTGCCCGCGGCTATCTGGGCCGGCCGGACCTGTCGGCCGACCGTTTTCCCGAAGATCCGGCAAGCCCGGGGGCCCGACTCTACCGCACCGGTGACGAGGCTTTGCTGACGCCGGACGGGGTCTTCCTCTATCTGGGCCGGCTGGATGATCAGGTGAAGATCGATGGCGCGCGGGTGGAGCCGGGCGAGGTCGCAGCACGACTGGCCAGCCATCCCGCCGTACAGGAGGCGGCGGTCAGGGCCATCATCGGCCCCCGCGGCCCAAGGCTCGCCGGCTGGTATGTCGGCGAGACCGTCTCCGCGGCCGAGCTGCGGAGCTGGGCCGCCGGGCGCCTGCCGGGCTGGATGGTTCCGGCGGTGCTCACCCGCATGGATCACCTGCCCCGCCGCCCCAACGGCAAGCTCGATGCCGCCGCCCTGCCGGCGCCGGCCCTCGCCGAGGGGCCGGTCCGCACCGCCCCGGCCACCGCCCTTGAAGCCGCCATCGCCGGCGCCTTCGCCCGGGTGCTGGACGGGGTAGCGGTGGATGCGGCCACCGATTTCTTCCTGGCAGGCGGACATTCGCTGACCGCGCTCCGGCTCACCGGCGAGATCCGGGCGGCGACCGGGCTTGAGACAGATCTGAAGCAGCTGTTCCTCAACCCGACGCCGCGGCTGCTGGCCGCGGCCCTGGATCAGGCCCGCATCACCGCCGGTGATCACGAGGATGACGGGCCGCTGCCGCTGTTCCGGCCGGCGACGGGGCGGACGGCACCGGTCTTCCTGATCCCGCCGGTCGCCGGAGAGCCGGCCATCTTCCTGGATCTTGCAGCACGGCTCGGCCACACCGCCTGGGGGCTGCGCTTCCCGGCGCATCCGGCGGCGGGCCTGCCGGAATTCGCCCGCCATCTTGCCCGGACGGTGCTGGAGATCGCCCCCCGGGGACCGTGGTATCTGATCGGCTATTCGCTCGGCGGCATGGCTGGCTTCGATGCTGCGCGGCTGATCGAGGCGGAGACCGGCGGCCGGGTGGACCTGGTGCTGCTCGACGTCTCGGCCGCACCGGTCCCCCTGCATCCCGACGCGGTCGCGGCAAAATTCGAGCGTGAATTCGCCCGTATCGCGGCGGGCGGCAACGACGCCATGGGCCGCCTCGCCGCCGGTCTCGGCCGGCCGGCGATCGCCCGGCTGAAGGCCCGGGTGCTGCGCAACGCCCGGGCGACGACCGGATGGCAGGCGCGCGGCGCCATCCGCGGCGACATCACCATGATCACCGCCCTGCGTGATCCGGCCGAGCGCCGCCCCGAATGCTGGGCCGCCCATACCACCGGCCGCTTCCGGCTGATCGGACTGGATGCCGGCCATTTCGACCTGCTGTCGGACCGGATGATACCGGATCTGCTCCGGGCGCTGTCGCCAATGCCCGAACCGGTCCCCGCCTGA
- a CDS encoding GNAT family N-acetyltransferase codes for MTDQDQRLTLTTAESMAEIAPEAWNALAGADNPFLSHAFLHALEVSGSVSERTGWLPRHLLLNTADGRLIGAVPLYLKAHSWGEYVFDQAWARAYEQAGGAYYPKLQAAVPFTPVPGPRLLAGNGPEAPAIRRTLADGLAAVAGSLGVSGVHVTFLTPEDMAPLAMAGFMPRHDVQFHWHNRGYGSFDDFLAALSARKRKMIRKEREKVRESGLIFRALSGDALTPVTWDAFHRFYRATVDRKWGEAYLTRSFFDRLGETMPDRVVLIMAYDGDRPVAGALNLVGNDTLYGRNWGAVVDLPFLHFETCYYQAMEVAIDRGLARVEAGAQGGHKLLRGYEPVTTRSAHWLADPRLAHAVRDFLDRERAAVDAEAEALGEHLPFRRDQSGPE; via the coding sequence ATGACCGACCAGGACCAGCGCCTGACCCTGACCACTGCTGAAAGTATGGCGGAGATCGCCCCCGAAGCGTGGAATGCCCTTGCAGGCGCCGACAATCCGTTTCTGTCTCACGCCTTTCTGCACGCGCTGGAGGTTTCCGGTTCCGTCTCGGAACGCACCGGCTGGCTGCCGCGCCATCTGCTGCTCAACACCGCCGACGGACGGCTGATCGGGGCGGTGCCGCTTTATCTCAAAGCCCATTCCTGGGGCGAATACGTCTTCGATCAGGCCTGGGCGCGCGCCTATGAACAGGCCGGCGGCGCCTATTATCCCAAGCTTCAGGCGGCCGTGCCCTTCACACCCGTGCCCGGCCCGCGCCTGCTGGCCGGCAACGGCCCCGAGGCGCCGGCAATCCGCCGCACCCTGGCCGACGGGCTGGCTGCGGTGGCCGGCAGCCTCGGCGTCTCGGGCGTGCATGTCACCTTCCTGACGCCGGAAGACATGGCACCGCTCGCCATGGCCGGCTTCATGCCCCGACATGACGTTCAATTCCACTGGCACAATCGCGGCTATGGCAGTTTCGATGACTTCCTGGCCGCACTCTCGGCTCGCAAGCGCAAGATGATCCGCAAAGAGCGGGAAAAAGTGCGCGAGAGCGGCCTGATCTTCCGCGCGCTTTCGGGCGATGCCCTCACGCCAGTCACCTGGGATGCCTTTCACCGCTTCTACCGCGCCACGGTCGACCGCAAATGGGGCGAGGCCTATCTCACCCGCAGCTTTTTCGACCGGCTGGGCGAAACCATGCCCGACCGGGTGGTGCTGATCATGGCCTATGACGGCGACCGGCCGGTGGCCGGTGCGCTCAACCTCGTCGGCAACGACACCCTCTACGGCCGCAATTGGGGGGCTGTGGTCGATTTGCCCTTCCTGCATTTCGAAACCTGCTACTACCAGGCCATGGAGGTCGCCATCGACCGTGGTCTGGCGCGGGTCGAGGCCGGCGCGCAGGGTGGCCACAAGCTGCTGCGCGGCTACGAACCCGTCACCACCCGCTCGGCCCACTGGCTGGCGGATCCGCGACTTGCCCATGCGGTCAGGGACTTCCTGGACCGCGAGCGCGCCGCGGTCGACGCCGAGGCCGAGGCGCTGGGCGAGCATCTGCCCTTCCGTCGGGATCAGAGCGGCCCGGAATAG
- a CDS encoding DUF6445 family protein, which yields MHQSMIVVDDFYENPLEVRAQALKLDYPHLSGPEIYYPGRNSKQFMLPPDSDRMFSYIVREPVIGNREMAHGKCRLSFASDTRAGVVHIDPGCAWAGIVFLSLDEHAQGGTEFFRHKESGTDRAPLTDQEAQEKFGLPTREAVLDTVLKRDGGDRSKWDQITVLPMKFNRLILFRPWLWHTSGVDFGDAPENGRLVQILFFKPGPTPAPSTRPTVMPPSRQR from the coding sequence ATGCATCAGTCGATGATCGTCGTCGACGACTTCTACGAGAACCCGCTCGAAGTGCGGGCACAGGCGCTGAAGCTCGATTATCCGCATCTGTCGGGGCCCGAGATTTATTATCCGGGCCGCAATTCGAAACAGTTCATGCTGCCGCCCGACAGCGATCGCATGTTCAGCTACATCGTCCGCGAGCCGGTGATCGGCAATCGCGAGATGGCACATGGCAAATGCCGGCTGTCCTTCGCCTCGGACACCCGCGCGGGCGTGGTCCATATCGATCCGGGCTGCGCCTGGGCCGGGATTGTGTTCCTCAGCCTTGATGAACACGCACAGGGCGGCACTGAATTCTTCCGCCACAAAGAGAGCGGTACCGATCGTGCGCCCCTGACCGATCAGGAGGCGCAGGAGAAATTCGGCCTTCCTACCCGTGAAGCCGTCCTGGACACGGTGTTGAAGCGCGATGGCGGCGACCGGTCCAAATGGGACCAGATCACGGTCCTGCCAATGAAGTTCAACCGGCTGATCCTGTTCCGTCCCTGGCTGTGGCACACCAGCGGCGTGGATTTCGGCGACGCCCCCGAAAACGGCCGGCTTGTCCAGATCCTGTTCTTCAAGCCCGGCCCGACGCCGGCCCCGTCAACCCGCCCGACCGTGATGCCGCCGTCACGGCAACGCTGA